CTGCCACTGCATCCCAGGCATCTGATGCCGCGAATACAGTCTGGTACTTGGCTGGATAAATATTATTACTTCAAGCCAAATGTAAATACTTACACAAATTCGAAGCGTGCATATTCTGTAGATCTATTGAATGTTTACAGTTGAGCGATTGCTGTTCCGATTCGGGCATCAGTTTCCATTACACCAAGATGTATGACTATGATATGTACGAGTTTTTTCTATATCATCTGCGAATCTTCGGACTTCCAAAAACGCCGAGTGTGCTGCCCCAGCGCTTGGACTACAAACAGATGGAGGAAAAGCTGCAATATTGGGATCAACAAATATCTGACAATACAGCGCCAATAGACGATTAATTTAGCACTAATATTATTTCCTAGCGTAAAGTGAGACTCATTAATCGATAAGTACTTAGATGTCGAAGATGTCGAAGATGTTTATAGAattctatatatacaaaactaTTTGTTCTGACTGATCAGGCACAGCCCAAATCAAGACAGTTGTTTgctatttttagttttgtttggcagctttctgttttctgttcAATCAATATTAAGACTTTGCCGTTCCGAATAGCTTTACTTGTTTATCTTTATCTGTTTTAGGCTAATTTTTAAGCGCACCTTTTGAAAAGACACCCCTTTTGTTAAAATTAGAGGATTATGGCTGTAAGTTGGCTGGCGaatgttttattttcgttCAGACGGCTTAAGactcatttttataccctgatcCCATAAATGGGTTAAAGGGTAAACCGtgattttgcaaatttatgtatcCGGCAGAGGGAAAATTCTTCAACCCCATACAGAAGTATGTAGATTTCTGTTCGAATCGAGCAGCTGAGTTGTTGCAGCCATGAGTAAAATaactagagacttgaaactTATAATATATGTTCTCCCGCAGAGCAAGGATTATTCTTTTCTTTCCATCGATTATATGACATGCTTACTTTAGCATAGGTCGTGTGTCtcatatgttttatatttggaatatttcattttaagaTATAACCCCAATTCCCaacaatattgaaataaaGCCTTGTACACACTTGTATGCAACATATTTAAGCCCTGAAAATTTGACAAATTCATGTTCATCAAGAAATAGTGTGGGGAGGAGGGAACTAGAATGTTTGCAAGTGTGGCTGGGcgctgggtacagggtatcttaaAGTTGGGCCCttccgactagagcactctttgTTAGTTAtttcatatatgcatattcagACCATTACCCAAGACAATATAATTCATCTTAACTGCTACTATTACTATGTTAGAATAttctatttaataatattactatcTAAAGTCAACACAAGTATTCTGTTGAGCGGAAAACAACTGCGAATGGTAAATAATTTGTGGATTAGATAGACTTCCAAGTAGCgtgcagagagagagagagttgaaATGTGgacagaaataaataaatatttatccaTTGTAAAGTCTATATAAGTAATATGAAACAATAACCATTTCGGATCCAAGGACTTTGATAAATGATATAGGCGTATTGTTGAGCTTAATATAATTGGGCGACtttgtaaataaaacaagagACACATAGCTGGAACTAAGATTTATTTGACAATGAAGCAAACAATTGCATGTTGTCATGGAGAGCAAGAGACAAGAGGCAATAGACAAAAACGatagagggagggagagagagagagacctaAACTTTAGCTGTCCAGTGGCACAGCTTTGGCCATTTGTCAAAGGAGTCGGGTGGGTAGAAATGCAGACCCCTGCTTTAAAGCCCAATTTATCACAAAGACGTCGGCCGCGTGCCGCGTGCGCCGTCCGCCTCTAAGGATTAGAGGGCATAGGAACAAATACGTATTGGAATCGAGAACCGGAAAATCGAGTGAAACGTGCCAAACACGTGAAAAATACCTGGGGATCCGAGCTGCTTTTATAAtactgtgtttttttttttgcatccGCGtcgctattgttgttatttatgagCATCGAAATGAGCTGAAACTGCAGCACAATGTCGATATGTCGAAATGGGGTGGGGCTGGTGGCACGCGAGCCTCGTCTGGCATCGCCTGGCCTCGCCTTACCTATGGACCGCACCTTGGATAAGGATAAACATGTTTTTGGCAAAGCCAGCAACGGCAGCTGGCACACAGTAAATCGAAATGCAGTCGAGCTGTAAATGTTATGTAAAATGTGTAACACATTCCCAAGCCgattgtatgcgtgtgtatgagtgtgtgtgtgtgtgtcgctatCTAACTGGGGGTTGCGTTTGGAACGTGTCGTGGATCGTGCCCGTCTACCCTAACTATGCCTGCGCTTGCGCAGCGACCGCTGCGCCTTTTGTTAGCTTAATTtccatatatgcatacaaaaaataaatacgtgGCATGTTCATCCAGGGAACTTTGTTGATTGGAACAGTTGGTACGGAGCTTTATCTGCTCGCTTAACAACCTCATGCAAATAGGTCCAAGCGTGTAGAATTGAACACGTGTGCTGGCCAACAAGCCGTGAACATGCAAATGACTGTGGACCTGGAACGGGTCCTAGTCATGCAGCGAACAGCATGACAGATTTCTATGCCGGATTGTTATCAGTGGCATGCCACGAGGCAGCAATTGAAATGCCGTGCTGCCAGCACACTCGATAAATTCCCGGCAGCTGCTGAGCTGCTTTGGGAAATTCGTGTTGATAAAGCTTTCTGTTTACTTTAAGATTCAATTTTGGGTGacaattagttatacaattttttttaacagaTAGGGTTTTGAGAAGAAAGCGGTTAATCGTTCAACCAAATATTAActtgaattaattaatttactttattataacatttattttgcgtATGTTTATGTgcgaaacatttttatatgttaattggaatttcaatttatacaAACGAGGAATATTTTATAGCTTCAGGACATATAATactataattattgttattaattaaaactacAATTGGTTTTTCATTTCATCTTGTATCATATGTATCTGATATTTCATAGATACATGAAATTTCTTTTAGTCACAAGCTTAACTgtgatttttttatattttatgaatCTTGCTATCTTATAATCGAATTCATCAAAAGATTGGTTCTTTTCTAAAAATATGCTTTCAATACCCAAAACGCACTTGCGTCCTCTTCAAATAGTTCTCAATTCAACTCGGCTGCCCTAAAGAAACTAAAAGTTATCTCGGTAATATCCGTTAACCAGTTTTTCAGCCACAAATTTGCACAGAGGAGGACTTCCTATTCTAACGACTTAATGGCGTCCTTCCTCAAGGAGGTTCTTCAATGCGCAGCCCGGCACGCCCTCCACTTTAGCTTTTACTATTTCCATTATTGTCATTGATAAACCCTTAAGTTGTCGCTTACCGCACAAATTGTCAGAATCATTCGCTGCTTAAGACCCAAGTCAcaaactgtatatatatacgagtCCCTCCTTGGCACTCCCCGCAACGCCCATGTAATTAGTAGCATTCCAGAGCTAACAGTCGAGACGCAGGCGACGAGGCGGTCCCAGCTCGGGCGACAGGCTGTCTGGCCTGAGTGTGTTTACACATTTCGAAGACTTTTTATAATCAATTTAATGGCTTCCCTGCTGCAGAGCGAGCATAAAAAGGAACCACACTCAAGGTAAGCACGCCGAAGACAATATCTTGCCAAAAGGcacatgaataaaaagtcaaCGCCAGGGGAATGTGGCTGTGggcatttcaatttgtagcTGCCTAAAGTGAAAACCTACAATTGGCACTTTCCAGCCAAGGAATTGcccctttttttctttttattttttttttttatttttttttgtattctgcgGCGCCGCAACTCAATTAAGTGACGAAAGTTGAATGAAAACCCAAAAGggcaaagccaaagcagcTCACAAAGGCGGGCACCTCGCAGTTCCGATAAGAAAGGCGGCTCCGACACTGAAACTGAGAAGGGTCGTCACTGAAGCACATAAATGCTGCCGCAAAAAAAGGGGCTGCGGTGACTCAACAATGTCTTGAACGTGTTGCTTCGCTTCCTTCGGAATGTTTCTTATAAGGATTTCCACTGACTTGCAACTAGCAACCCCTAAaaggaaacacacacacacacacaacctaGGCAGAGGGTTTCCTTCAGCTCTGACGCGTGCCAAGCTAGCGACAGTAACAGGCTGAATAAGCATAAGATTGTGTCTGAGACCGAGACCGAGGCCAAGGCATACCTGTAGCCGGAGTAGGACCTGAGCACTGTTTGGCTGACAAGGCATTGCGGTGACGTTCATTAGGCTGTCGTCTGTCTGCCGTCAACGTCGTCGCCTCGCAGTTCCGCCATATAAATTTCTATACTGTGAGCAGCGAGCAGCTCGTGTCCTGTGAGTCACTGGCGTGTCCTAAAGCGGAAGCGACTGCCCAGACGGGGGACTGCATTTTCGtttcattttttgtatacaaaatattgaaaattacaACAAACTAAAAGCTGGCAATTACAGGACACGTGCACATATGCAAAAAGGACTCGCACTCGCAGGAACCGCGCTGTAAAGGAAGTGGCAGCGAAGCGTTAAATTGAAGCATgccaaatcaattaaaaattgttatgtTGCTTGTTTTACCAAACGTTTGCCTAGCAacatatatgttttctttttctgctgcaaattctttttttttttaaacattttgtgtgctgtgATGTTGCGTTGCCCGCATCGGCATTATTgtcaagcagctgctgcaactcGCTTATCATATCgggtaaaaataaaaaaaaaatcaaaatacctTTACACATGATTTATCCAAGCACTGCaggcgtgtgcgtgtgtgtgtgtgtgtgtgtgtatgttgcagctgccgctgcttttaGCTGCCCCCTTTGGCATTTTAGGGCTGCGATCGCCCTTGGCCGAAAAATGCTTATGCTATTGCCCGAGAGTCCAAAAATCAACCCCCTGTTAGTCGGCCCAAAACAACATTTGGGGTGGCTTCTTATCTATGTGCATgtgcacatatgtgtgtgtgtgtgtgtgtgtttgtgtttgtgtgtgtgtgtgccatacAATTTAGCACAGCTCTCATTTATTTGGTTGTCGTTATTTTATGCACATAAATTGCATGAAATCCATAATTTTCTAGTACATATACCTACTATACTAAAATCTGCCCATGCGAGTGGCTACTGTTACAATTGTAGCTCCTAACGAAACACCCCGTTTCCAGTTCCCTAATTAGCTATCCATCTGGCTGTTTCGGTGTCCAGGACGCAGTGGTTGTCGTCTGTATGCTAGATTTTTAATAGGCGAGCGAGGCAATGAACTCTTTACCGACAAGTCCCTTCGGGTGGAACTAATGAAAATTGGTATAGTAGCTGTGCGAGCGTATCTTTTTGGTTGtgtagaaattaaatattaggTTTCGAATATTTCAACTAAACCTGATCTGCTTAAGGTGTATAGAGCTGTGCAAGTGAGTAAATCGGAGGGAGTTTGTGTATACTCAACATTAATATAAGCTTCTAGGTGATTTGTATAAGATATAGAATAACCTATTGTAGAGGGGGTAAGATGAGTATAACTTTAATAATAAGCCTACAACCAATTAAAGAGTGAGAGTAGAAAATTGAATATGTCATTTTTCTGAACACATTTCACACTCTTCATTTCGCTGAAGTCAGTTTTTTTTCCCACCAACTGGCATCAGATCATCGCAGACAGTTGCTTTTGGAAGATGACTAAGACCGTAAATTTGGTTATCTTGACATTGGATGACAGGCATATAGACTTTGTCTATTGTCCAACTACTTTCGTGTATCTGAAGCTTTGGCAAAACAAACGCCTGATGCTGATAAGCATCGGATAAGGTGGCCATGTAAATCAAATTTCTTACAACAAATATGCACAAGCAGCCAAATCAGAATAAGACGCGCCGCTTTCCAGATAAGCGTCTGCCTATATAAAGAGCTTAGCTCTGCTGCAGAGCCCAgaatatattcatacattCAACAGGATGCAGTGCACCATAATAGCTCTGATTGCGATCTGTTGCCTGGGCACAGGACTTTCGGCGACCACAACAGCGCCCATAGCAGCCAGGCCCGCAGCTCCCGCTAGAAATTTCTATCTGGATCTTAAGAGCATATTGCGCAATATTCCACATAAACAGATCGAGCATCTGGTCCAGGCCTATCTGCTCAACGATGCCGAGTTCCAGGCAGTCATACGGGAGATCAATGCACTAACCACGTATCGACTGCGATTACAGCTGCTCAATCAGCCGGAGTTGCGCCAACTGCTGCAGTGGTTGTCCCAGCAGCTGATCCTGTCAGGTGGCTCCCTCAAGGTATTCGACGATCTGGACCTAGAGATCAAGGTGTTTAACAAATACCCCCACTGGGCACAGACGGTGAATGGCATAACCGGTTTCGAACAGGAATTTAACTATATCTATCCGTTGACATCCATACGCAAGCTGCTGGAGACAAATGCCCAGGAAAGTCCCGTCTTCGGTGAGTTCTGGCGTCGTGTTGTTGCTTTGGAGCCGGCCTATGACCGATTCTGGGCCACACCACAAGCCACAACATTTGTCAACCGATTGCGCACTTTGGGCGTTGATGTCAATGGCTTGGATTACTTTGTGCGCTATCAGCTAGGCTGGAGAAATGATACCTCACCCAGTTACTACGACTATGACTACAATTATGGATTTTATTAAAGTGGCAGGGAATGAGTGAGGGGAGCAAGTGAtcaagtaaaaacaaaattatgctatatacttatataaataacgcgatattataaaatatatattactaaATATCAAGCCATACTGTAAAGTAATTAATGTGTTTTTGGAAAATTGTGGAGATTGTGAAGTGTTCGCGATTTAATGTTATTTGTCGATGTGTTAAGTTGTCGATGTAATTGCATATCTCTGGAATCTTTTTGCAAGTGTGTTTAAGGTTTGTGGCAAGAAGTTCTAGCTAAAAATCCTAAGGAAAATTGTTTTGTGATTATGTTGGAACATTTTCGGGACATAGCATGAGGCCACATTTTTGGGTATCATCtttaaaatgaatatgttTGCCATTGACAGGGCAGTGGATGGGAAGCTGTAATATCTTTgccttttcaattttcttcGGAATAGAGGCTGACGGATAATTGTATTCCAAAAGAGAATCCATAGAATTGTAAAAGTTAAAATCAAGGAAATCTCATTTGCAAGCATTTGCTTTAAACTTCATGAATGACAGCAAAGGAACTTAAGCGAGTGGGTGAATGGGCTGTATGAGTGAGTGTATGCACAGCCCCCTGATGTGGTGAGGTATCTATGGCAATGCCATGATTAAGTAACAGATGAGCCATGTGCCGAGCAATGTCCTGGCCATGGCCTGGCACTGCTTATGGGTCGCACATGCGATTTAATTGAAACAAACCAAACAGGAAACGGCGCAGCAGCAAATGGGGTGCTTTTGTAATGAAGTCCACAGTTGGCAGTTGCCACTtcccagttgccagttgccagttgccggttCCCAGTTCCCAGCACTCGGATACAGTTACTCATTAAAAGTGGCGAGCCGAGTCGCAATgaggaggcggcggcagcgtcGGCCACGGAATTGGAATTGCAACGGAAACTAGTTAATGTGAGGCTATTGTCAAAAGCAGAAGCGCAACTTGTGCAATTTTCACacagcagcgacgccgacgtcgacgtcgatgCCAACGCCGCTGTCAACGTCGACAGCAAATCTTGCACAGGATCTTTGCCTGCTAGGCGGCggctcaacaataataataaaacgaaaaaaaaaaaaaacagaaaaaacaatGCAAGGAAAAAAGGGAAAATTAAAAGAGTCGCCCCTTTTTTTGCGGTGTACGCGTCCAATTGGAATTTTATATAGTAGACAGCGGCACGGggtaaaaatgaaatatattttatatatgagcCCTGCAATATCCCGGCCGACAGTTCGAACCCTTCAGCCCAGCGTGCACTGTGACTGACATGCGGATATACGAGTCTGGAATATGCGGCTGCAGTTTTAGCCACCCCTAAAATGTAAAAAGGCGCcctaaaacatttttaaagcgCTTTGGAAATCAGCaacagcctcagcctcagaaTTGGAATCGGAATCGGAATCGGAATCGCGCTACGCTTGAGCTCTGGTTTATATTCTGGTCTATATCAAGGGGCTCGAATTCTGTTTTCTCCCCTTAATACCCTTCGCTGGTTTGGTTTTGGCTCGTGTGCGCCCTACGACATTTTGGTTAGTGTTTGAAAATGCACCTggctacatttttttttttttttttttgtgggcttCGATTCCGTTCGACtcttgtgcgtgtgcgtgtgtgtgtgttgttgggTGGTTGTTGGCTGCTTGCAATGGCTTGCATTGTGATTTCCATGGCGCACATGCCAATGTGTGTTTGCCTATGTGGAAAATGACCCTTTGTAGCATTGACGCTATGCACCGGCAACTatgcgactgcgacagcgacagcgactgtGCACAGCAAGGACATTAGCAGcaacaatggcagcagcagcagctacaacaacaacaacaacaacaacaataacaataataaaggAACGTTGGTTGCTGGTCGCGTGCCCGAAGCACTTCGACACCCAACTGAATTGTGAATTGTgattgtttttcctttttctttgCACCGCTTTTCCTTTTCGCATTTTGCGCGCTCATGCAAAACGCTTTGactatctatgtgtgtgtgtgtgtgtgtttgagtgtccTGCggcgcataaataaattaatgcatGTGCTCGCATATGTATTTCGCCTTGACTCACACATATAAACGTATAAATATGAGTGTATATAATTATTGCTCTTGGGCTTCCTGCCTTGCTCTATTCACTTTGCCAATTTGCTGGGTCCTTTCCAAATGGGGGTTAGTCATacggttttttgtttgttttctgttgtgGATTAGAGTGCAAATTCCTTAATCCTAGGCAGACTTACATGTTGGCATGCCCATGCTGCGCTTGATTTATTGGGGGAATCGTTCgttattaaatacaaattatagaACTGAGtatcaaattgaataaaaccaaataa
The sequence above is a segment of the Drosophila virilis strain 15010-1051.87 chromosome 3, Dvir_AGI_RSII-ME, whole genome shotgun sequence genome. Coding sequences within it:
- the mat gene encoding uncharacterized protein mat; amino-acid sequence: MQCTIIALIAICCLGTGLSATTTAPIAARPAAPARNFYLDLKSILRNIPHKQIEHLVQAYLLNDAEFQAVIREINALTTYRLRLQLLNQPELRQLLQWLSQQLILSGGSLKVFDDLDLEIKVFNKYPHWAQTVNGITGFEQEFNYIYPLTSIRKLLETNAQESPVFGEFWRRVVALEPAYDRFWATPQATTFVNRLRTLGVDVNGLDYFVRYQLGWRNDTSPSYYDYDYNYGFY